From one Nycticebus coucang isolate mNycCou1 chromosome 14, mNycCou1.pri, whole genome shotgun sequence genomic stretch:
- the TSSC4 gene encoding protein TSSC4, with amino-acid sequence MAEAGTEEPSSGLEGKGETEYDALLSDTVSLSDSDSDLSLPGGAEVEVLSPEGLPGEAQEDSGPDELPSRPTGFHTATAQPFYLRGTSSTFSQRSHDIFDCLEGAARQVPPSVARTSLSDSGSFRQPLAASGHPSVGDLGGAHQSPAPSRVSRVPDYVAHPERWTKYSLGDVAEASEQSNQAAALAFLGSRHRAVSTHYEPSFNQDPSSCGEGRVVYTKPARGGEARPERKRVLRKGAEPGRGISGNPTPASGEGPVELAHLAGPGSPEAEEWSTLGGLQEVVPPAGAADSGSAPALPLVETVGFHGSKKRSRDHFRNKDSSPEGPGTEI; translated from the coding sequence ATGGCTGAGGCTGGGACAGAAGAGCCATCCTCTGGCTTGGAGGGCAAGGGAGAGACAGAGTATGACGCCCTGCTTTCCGACACAGTCTCCCTCAGTGACTCGGACTCGGACCTCAGCCTGCCTGGTGGTGCCGAGGTGGAGGTTCTGTCCCCAGAGGGACTTCCTGGGGAGGCCCAAGAGGACTCAGGCCCTGATGAGTTGCCCTCACGCCCCACTGGCTTCCACACAGCCACGGCCCAGCCCTTCTACCTGAGAGGCACAAGCTCCACCTTCTCACAGCGCAGCCACGACATCTTTGACTGCCTAGAGGGGGCAGCCAGGCAGGTGCCACCCTCTGTGGCCCGCACCAGCCTGAGTGATAGTGGGAGCTTCAGGCAGCCCCTGGCAGCCTCAGGTCATCCATCAGTAGGAGACCTGGGTGGGGCCCATCAGAGTCCTGCTCCCTCAAGAGTGTCCCGTGTCCCCGACTACGTGGCGCACCCTGAGCGCTGGACCAAGTATAGCCTGGGAGACGTGGCTGAGGCCAGTGAGCAGAGCAATCAGGCTGCTGCCCTGGCATTCCTGGGCTCCCGGCACCGGGCTGTCTCCACTCACTATGAACCCTCCTTCAACCAGGATCCCTCCAGCTGTGGGGAAGGGAGAGTTGTCTACACCAAACCAGCCCGAGGTGGTGAGGCCAGACCGGAGAGGAAGAGGGTCCTAAGAAAGGGGGCAGAGCCGGGCAGGGGCATCTCTGGGAACCCTACCCCTGCCAGTGGAGAGGGCCCTGTGGAGCTGGCCCatttggctgggcctgggagcCCTGAGGCTGAAGAGTGGAGCACCCTTGGGGGCCTGCAGGAGGTGGTACCACCTGCTGGGGCTGCTGACAGTGGGTCAGCGCCCGCCCTGCCACTGGTAGAGACTGTTGGCTTCCATGGCAGCAAGAAGCGAAGTAGAGACCACTTCCGGAACAAGGACAGCAGCCCCGAGGGCCCAGGCACTGAGATCTGA